ATTGAAATCCTCTCGGGTCAAATTAAAGTTTCAAGCCAACTTGGAAAAGGGACGGAATTTGTGATTTACCTTCCCGAGAAATTATAGTCATAATTTTTTGCGTTAACGACTTAACTAAATCTCCTGCCTTGCTTATATCATTTTGAGAAATTAAATTTTATCAAAAATTAATTGATCTCACGAAGATGAAAATTGCTTACTTTGATGCGTTTTCAGGGATAAGTGGTGATATGACCATAGGTGCTTTCATTGATGCGGGGATTGATTTTGAGGAATTTAAAAACGAAATTCAAAAGTTGAACTTAAAAAATTTTGATGTCAAGATAAAAAAAATCACAAGGCATGGGATAAATGCGACGAAATTTGATGTAGTCATAAAAGAAGATAGAGAGGCTCATCGGAATCTTTCGGAAATCTTTGAGATAATTGACAAGAGCAATTTATCTGATTTCGTCAAGAAAACGTCTCAAAAAATTTTCACAACTCTTGCTCAAGCTGAGGCGAAAATTCATAATGTTGCAATTGATGATGTTCATTTTCATGAAGTTGGAGCGGTTGATTCAATAGTTGATATAGTTGGGACTGCGATTTGCATTGAAAAGTTTGGGATAGAAAAGATTTTTGTTTCAAAAATTCCGCTTGGTTCGGGCGGTTTCGTTCAAACGCAACATGGGAAAATGCCAGTTCCATCTCCAGCAACGGTTGAAATCTTAAAGAATTTTCCAGTTATTTTAACAGATGTTTCTTTTGAGTTGACGACTCCAACGGGTTCTGCCATAGTTGCAACGCTTGCTGAATATGGGCTTGAAAAAGAAACGATAAAAATAAGCGCAATTGGATATGGCGCGGGGCAATTTGAAATCCCAGACCGTCCAAATCTTTTGAGAATTATCATCGGCGAAATCCCGTTAAAATACGGGGAAGAAAAACTTCTTTTAATAGAAACAAACATAGATGATATGAACCCAGAGGTTTACCCTTATGTTATTGAGAAGCTCTTGTCCTCTGGGGCAAATGATGCTTACCTTGTCCCGATAATTATGAAGAAAGGTCGTCCTGGGATCTTGCTTTCAGTTCTTGTTTCAGAGTCAAAACTTGATAATGTGTTAAAAATTATCTTTACGCAGACGACAACGCTTGGTGTTAGAGTAATTGAGATCAAAAGAAGGAAGTTGCCAAGGGAACAAAGAGAAATTGAAACCCCATTTGGGAGAGTGAAATTTAAACTTGTTTCAATTGATAATGTTGAGCGACTCATTCCAGAATTTGAAGAATGTAAAAGAATAGCTGAAGAGAGAAATCTTCCATTGATTCAGGTTTATAAAATTCTTGAATCGTTGGTAAATCAGTAAGCTAATCTCAAAAAATTTCTTGCAAGAGGTTTATGAAGAACCTTTATGTCAATGTGGCACTTCCAGTTCCTGTGAATAAGCTTTTCACTTACATTGTTCCCGATGAATTAAGGGATGATGTCGCCGTTGGGAAAAGAGTTATAGTTCCATTTGGGGAGCAGGAGCTGACGGGGATCATAGTTGAGGTTTCAACTCAAAGTGGGTGGCATAGGTTAAAGGAGATAAAAGATGTGCTTGATCAGGTTCCAGCTTTTTCCGAGGAAATGTTAAAGCTTACGAAATGGGTTGCAGATTATTATCTTGCAAGTTGGGGTGAAGTTTTGAAGACAGCCCTTCCTGCAGGAACCGTTCTTGAGAGCAGGAGTATTGTGAGACTTCGTCGTCAACTTGAGCCAGAGGTTTTGTCAAACATGGAGAAGAGCTCGCCAAAGAAAGCGGAGGTTTTAAAATTTCTTATAAGTCAAAATTCACCAGTTGCCATAAAGACTTTAAAGAACAAGTTTCATTTTAAAAACATTTATTCAATTCTTCACTCACTTGAATCTCTGGGTTATATTGAAATTGAAAGGTATCTCCCAGAACAAAAGGCGAAAATAAAGTTTGAGAAATTTGTTTCAATATCAAAAAGCTATGCTGATAACTCAAAGAAATTAACACAGGTAATTGAGGAGCTTGAAAAGACATCACCAAAGCAAGTAGAGATTTTATTGTTTTTGCTTGCCCGGTTGAAAAAAGGTGAGAGCGAAGTTTTACTCTCTGATCTATTAAGGGTAACGGGGGCAAGTATGCAAACGGTAAAAAAACTTGCTGAAAGAGGGCTAATTGAGATTTATAAAAAGGAAGCAATTAGAAAATTTGAATATGAATTTGATGAGCCCGATAAAAAGTTTGAGTTAAACGAATATCAAAAGAAAGCGCTTATTGAGATAAAAAAGGCAATTGATTCGGAAAGTTTTAAAACATTTTTGCTTTATGGTGTAACTGGCAGTGGAAAAACGCAAATTTACATTGAAGCGATAAAGGAGATAATAAAACTTGGTAAAACAGCGATTGTTCTCGTTCCCGAGATTTCGCTTACCCCTCAGATTGTAAATCGCTTTAAGAAAAGCTTTGGTGATATCGTCGGAGTTCTTCACAGCAGAATGTCAATTGGGGAAAGATATGATTCATGGAGGATGATAAAAAATGGGGTTTATAAAATTGTGATTGGTCCAAGGTCTGCAATTTTTGCACCACTTGATAAAATTGGATTGATAGTTGTTGATGAGGAGCAGGAAAGTTCATACAAACAGTTTGATTTGCCCCCGAGATATAACGCAAGGGATGTTGCCATAATGAGGGGAAGGATAAATAACGCTGTGGTTATACTTGGGTCTGCTACGCCATCGCTTGAGTCATACTACAACGCAAAGTTGGGGAAATATCACCTTCTTGTTTTACCTGAACGAGTTGATAACGCAAAGTTGCCGAAAATTGAGGTTGTTGATATGATAAAAGAGAGAAAAGAACACGCAAATAAAACATCAATTTCAACTCTTTTGACCCAGAAAATTGATGAGAGAATTTCACGAGGGGAAGGGATTATAATTTTCCAGAACAGGCGTGGATATTCAACTTATATTGAGTGTCAGGATTGTGGTTATGTTGAGATGTGTGATAATTGTAGCGTCACTTTGATCTTTCATAAAGCAGGCAACCACTTGAGATGCCATTATTGTGGGTTTGTTAA
This genomic interval from Candidatus Kryptobacter tengchongensis contains the following:
- a CDS encoding replication restart DNA helicase PriA — protein: MKNLYVNVALPVPVNKLFTYIVPDELRDDVAVGKRVIVPFGEQELTGIIVEVSTQSGWHRLKEIKDVLDQVPAFSEEMLKLTKWVADYYLASWGEVLKTALPAGTVLESRSIVRLRRQLEPEVLSNMEKSSPKKAEVLKFLISQNSPVAIKTLKNKFHFKNIYSILHSLESLGYIEIERYLPEQKAKIKFEKFVSISKSYADNSKKLTQVIEELEKTSPKQVEILLFLLARLKKGESEVLLSDLLRVTGASMQTVKKLAERGLIEIYKKEAIRKFEYEFDEPDKKFELNEYQKKALIEIKKAIDSESFKTFLLYGVTGSGKTQIYIEAIKEIIKLGKTAIVLVPEISLTPQIVNRFKKSFGDIVGVLHSRMSIGERYDSWRMIKNGVYKIVIGPRSAIFAPLDKIGLIVVDEEQESSYKQFDLPPRYNARDVAIMRGRINNAVVILGSATPSLESYYNAKLGKYHLLVLPERVDNAKLPKIEVVDMIKERKEHANKTSISTLLTQKIDERISRGEGIIIFQNRRGYSTYIECQDCGYVEMCDNCSVTLIFHKAGNHLRCHYCGFVKSVPEKCRRCGGIKLKLKGVGTQRVEDELAQIFSSAKIIRMDLDTTMGKKSYDKIMQRFANGEADILLGTQMVAKGLDFSRVTLVGVISADIPMLIPDFRSSERTFQLLTQVAGRAGRSEKEGEVIIQTFQPDHYIFNYVVEHKTLEFYERELKIRKELNYPPFTRLILIEFKGRNEKNVELASDEFAKELRSKVHLPVQILGPAPAAIPKINQNYRYHIIMKIPKNVDKTGGEIAGIIWQLKEKFEVKLNSKGVKLIIDVDPQNTV